A genome region from Deltaproteobacteria bacterium includes the following:
- a CDS encoding type II toxin-antitoxin system RelE/ParE family toxin, giving the protein MIKTFADIHTRNLFIAGKSRRLPPDLLKRAIRRLEYIDLATALDDLKVPPSNRLHALKGRREGEYSISINDQWRICFRFIEGDAYDVEITDYH; this is encoded by the coding sequence GTGATTAAAACCTTTGCAGATATACATACACGAAATCTTTTTATAGCAGGGAAGTCAAGACGGCTTCCCCCTGATTTATTGAAGAGAGCTATCCGACGACTGGAATATATAGATCTTGCCACAGCTCTAGATGATTTGAAGGTTCCTCCAAGTAACCGTCTTCATGCCTTGAAAGGGCGCCGAGAGGGAGAATACTCAATTTCTATAAATGATCAATGGCGAATCTGTTTTCGTTTTATTGAGGGTGATGCTTATGATGTCGAAATAACAGATTATCATTGA